In Notolabrus celidotus isolate fNotCel1 chromosome 5, fNotCel1.pri, whole genome shotgun sequence, the genomic window TCCACAGTTTTCAGGAACTATTAAAAGTTGTCAGATTCTGTCCTGTTGTAACCCCGTCATAGCAGCAATGCAGGCCAGGTGGACTCCTGTGGTGCTGTGAGGATCTTGAGTGTGATCTCTTCTGCTAATACGGTTATGCAACTTTTGTGTTTGACTAGCTACGAAGGCAGCTCTGTGTACACACTGTGGTGGATCTTAGTCTACTGTGCAGATCAAAGGACTTTCACCGTTTCATATATTATTCTGCAGATAGAGAACTGTAGCATGAAATCAAGATATTAATACAAAGCTGAAAGGTTAGCGGTTTGATGTATTATTGCTAGCCTAAGCAGGTGAAGAACATCTTTATTACGTCATTGTTTTATGACTGTGCATGAACAGACAAGAGAGTCATGTAGAGTTTAAGCTGATAAGAATGTTCTCGAACTACTGAAACATAAGCTGTGTCCCAAATGTATTCAACATAGCAATACTGAGCAAAGAAAAGTCAGTGTGCTGCATGTTAACACCGAAACAGTGATACATGCAGTCATAACTGTACCAATACATATATGTGTACAGTTATGGGGTACCTGCATTTTGCTCTTATGGCTTGAAAAAGTCAAAGGGAACATATgcatttaagatttttttaaataaagaaagagtgaGTATTTTTGTCATGAGCACTTCCTGCACATGTGCAGAATAAGATCAGTACAGAGATGGATCATCCCAATTTGTTTACAGGAGGGGGGTGCCAAAATGGACTCTCAGGACCTTTAAAGCAGCAGATTGATCAACAAGTTGATTGACAGAAACAAAATTGCAACTACCCTTAAAACtattttagacatttttaaCACACATTCTCGGGTCCCAACTTTGAATATTGAAAAAGTTACTGCTCTTCTGTCCTTGGgcaataaaagtgttttttttttaaagacagtaGGAAGTATTAAACACGTACTGTTAAAGCCAGAATACAAGTAGCTCTGTTATATTAGATGCAGTCCTGATTATTTCCCTTGTGTTAAGAAATCTGCGGTTTCTATGCAGCTTTGAAGCTTTCTCTGGTTCCATCTGATTTTGCCATCATAACATATTTTGCTAAAAATGTAAGAATGATGTTGATAATACAAAAGTTAATTTGTATAGCCCATCTAAAACCAAGgatgaattataaaaaaaaaaaaacataggctGACAAATCAACTCAAGCAGGCAGTATCTGATGAAACTCCATCCATCAGATAAGAATAAACTGTAGTTTGCAAAGTATTCGATTAGTATTTGATATAAACTTGTCTCACATCTTCTGTTCTCAAGCTTTCACCCACACTGTGCATCTGAGACTGTGCCCCTCGTATTAATCAACCTCACACTGCTCCTCTTTGTGCCTCTTGTCCTCCAGCTAATTAAAACCCACAACCTGCTGCCCAGCCGGAACTACATATTTGGCTACCATCCGCATGGCATCTTCTGCTTTGGTGCTTTCTGCAACTTTGGGACGGAGGCCACGGGCTTCTCCAAGAAATTCCCAGGCATCAAACCCTCCCTGGCAACCCTAGCCGGAAACTTCCGTATGCCGGTCCTGAGAGACTACCTGATGTCTGGAGGTGAGAGGATTTGGAGTCTTGTTTGAGTTCTTGAAATGTCTGATAGCGCTGATGACTGTATCTGTAGGAGGGAGGACCTTTGAACAGATTGCACAGCTGAAAAAGCTTCTGTTTACTTGGAtctgctgatttgactgactgATAGAGCTGTAACTGTTCTGTGCTGAACGGCTGTTTGTTGTTCAAGCTTAATCTTTGCCCATAGATACTGTACTTACACTCTAAGGTTACCATAGGTTAATGTACATGATGTCTAAAGAGGtttcattgataaaaaaaatccctcagAAGACTTTCTGGTTGTCCTCCCGTGGTTGTAAAGTGGAGCGGAAAAAATAACCTTAAAAATTTCAAAGTTATGATTTAAGCCGTGTCTAGGAGACAAAAGTAAACCCTTTGTTTACTTAAACATaccatgaggagtttttatctggttatgaaatggactgaaaagaATCCTCTATATGACCTgctaaagcaaacaaaaccatcttTGAGAAGATTGATTATCTCTGTTCAgctatttttaatgcttttaactTGCCTCTAACAACAGACCTTAGATGACTTCATTTACACCGTCATCAGAAAGCAGATAATTGAGCAAAGAAAAACTTTCTcaacagggggtgccaaaatcaacacaaaatttAAGTTCCTTCTATTTTCTTGAAGTGTAAGGACAGATTCTTGTTAAAGAACAATCTTTTAAGGAGAAGCTCTGAAATGTGCTCACAATGTTAAAGTAAAAAGTTGCCCTGACACTAGCTGAACCTCATGTTGAATTTGGGGGAcaaacaaatcaacatttttaaccACTGATGtcataaagaaaaaagatagtgaaaatgattaaagctGAAGCTGCTGTAATTATCTTtcaccttgttttgtttttggcgacccctgtggacaaagtcgTACGTCTTATCTGTTGGCTGgttcaaattcaaattaaatcaactttatttatattgcactttacgcacaaagtgctgtacaacaGACAAAATATCACTCACAGGCCCTCTTTGTTTTGCATATTAAAGGCCCAATATTTATGACCCTGTAACATCTCGCCTTTAATAACAAGGCACAGAGGCATGATGGTGAGAAAGGAGCTCTGTCCACAACAGGGCAGTAACGCAGCTCCATCGTTGTCATGCCATTGGCTTCTAAATTGACCCAGCAATcgtaatattggtgtcccaATGTGTCATTTCTCATTGCATGGCGTTGTGGAAACACAAATGGTAAACATACCGTGGGAGCTCCATATACACATACTCAGAAATGCACATTGATCATGTCTCTCCTCTGTAACGCCTCTGTTACTACTTTTGATGCTGGCACAGCGGTGAGCATCACTGTGAGCTTATGGAGCAGGGCagaacagagctgtgtgtgtgtatgtgaaggtACCACTGTGTGTCTAGCTCATGCTTGCACAATGTCATAActcaatgtgaaatcacacattgGGACACTTTCGCAGGATCAGTATGAATGTACAAAGGCTTGATGACGGCTGAGCTGTGTTACGGCACTGTTGCAGACTCACAATATGAAAAGGGCTTCTGTGGACCTCCTGAagatatgaaataaaaaggGCTGTTTCAGGGGCCGACACCTAACCTATGACTGCAGAAACAGGAACGAGAAATAATCACAGCTAACAGAGGAAGTCAGTCATGTTGCTGAAAAGTTTTGTTCATAGaaaaaggcatcagtattaataaCACCCTGTTTTGTGGCTAGTTACAAAAACCCTCAATGTAAATTTCAGTGTCTTGCTGCTCTGAGTCTCAGTCTTTATAGTCAATGTAGTCAGCCATGTTGGCTGATCCACTTCACTTTGATCTGTGTTGCCATAAGTTGTCCCTGTGGGCAAAAAGATCTCATTCAGTAGACACCGTTTGTCAGAAGTCGagtttccctctcttctttgttgTCTGATTCATCTTAAAGCATCTTGACAAGTCATTACCCCCCGTTTTTAAATGTGAGAAATATAAAGTACAGATATTTGAGTACAATTTTAGGGAGTAATAGTAGTCAGGACTTGCATATGATCAACATGGTTTAGTAAATCCTGCTGAGGCTATGGACTTGAGGGTCTTGCCTCATAGAGTGCAGCCATAAGCACCAAGAGTGGAGTATGAATTAGTGCTGCTGTGCGTGCAGTCATTGCAAAGTCTTAAAAGAGGGCATAAGAGTGTTCTCTAacattgtttttgtagtgtGGGTCAATGCATTTGCCTCTTTGCAGTGCTTCTATGCtgcattttttcatattttttccaCATTTGCTTCCCCTCTCAGGTATCTGTCCGGTGAACAGGAACTCCATCGACTACCTGCTGACATGTAACGGGACTGGAAATGCTGTAGTCATCGTCGtgggaggagctgcagagtctCTGCAGTGCGCCCCCGGCATGAATTCAGTCACCCTGAAGAACCGTAAAGGCTTTGTGAGGCTGGCCCTGCAGAAAGGGTGAGCTGCTTGCACCACACTCAGACACAACAAGGGCACGTGCGACCAAACACAACCTTGACCGATATCTCTTCTCGCATACAAATGTCATTCTCAGGGCTGCTGAGTCATGGAATATATTAAACCTCAGATTAAAACTCAGAGAAAAGGTTAAAGTCAGCACATGAAGGACAGAAACAAATCTTTCATTGATGCGTGGTGCTTTAGTGtggatcagcagcagcactttgAGAGGGTCAGACTGTCTGAGCTGGCCTTTTCTGCACTCACACTGAAATATGTACAATAAAGGAAAGCTGACCTGTGTTTTCAAGCTGACCCAAAGAAGTCAGAGTCCTTCTCAGATATTGTTTCAAATCAGTGTTCACCTTCACCAAAGAAGATTAGAGCTTAGAAAACTAGACTCAGTTATGCAGAGCTGGATTCAAAACAACTAGGTTAGCATTTCAGCTGCGACCGTAAATTAAGGTCACATTTTTTACTCCTTCAGGAACTTTAACATCTCCGATTTCTTATTAAATCGAGATGTCTGACACTCAAAGTAGAAAGTgcattttgaattttgttttgaaccccccccccccccccccgcaaaAACACCCTTAGTTTCATGCACCTTGTCTGAAAAAGATATGTGTTGAGGTAGGCTTTGTTTTCTAAAGGATATAAAGAGACCAAAGATGACCCactagctaaaaaaaaacaagagtgaaTTCTGCCTTATCTGTCAGAGTTTATGTTTTGGGACACTTTCTTCAGGCCATAAAACTTGAATAACAGTCTGAAAAGGTCATTTATTATCACTGAAGGGCTGACAGTTTAATTCTTAACCAGAAGCTATAAATGATTGAGTATTTGGGCCAATTTAAGGATTTAAAACATAAGCGTTCTAGAGTGAATTCTTAATATTACGAGATAAAGTCATGAGTAAATGAGAAAAAggtgcaagaaaaaaaagttgtgaatTTACCAGAAGAAAGCTGTAATTTATAAGAAAGAAGTCCTAATCAGAAGCTATGGTTAATCTTTATGTAAAATAACATAGAACAATATGAGAAGAGCAGCCAGCTGTCTGCACTGGAACACGTAATCTTCCTTTGAAGTCGGGCtcagctgaggacaaacagcgTATcatccccttcaaaataaaacattggcTAACCACAGACTAAAATTATGGTTGTATTCTCCATCATAGTTGTAGTAAGTTAAGGTATTTAGGAAAATATTGTGTTAATCATCAAAATATACTTTAAACTCTGGAAATCATCAAAATATTTTGGAATCATTGCGTGTTATATTTTCTTAGAAAGGACATTCACTTAATTAAAACTAGTCCATCAAACTAACCTATATAGGGTAATCATTAATCATGAGATCTacctgtataaataaatcagtcAATATAGGGCTGTTTGTCACTCAACAGTAGGACAAGGACATGCATTTTGAACAACATCCAAAGTCACGATCTTAATCTGAAATGATCCAAATCTACAGGTCAAGGATGATTTACCAAATATTGATCCAGGTGCTTTCCCAATTACACAGACTctttcacagagacagacactcGGCTGTTCCCTGACAGTCACGATGAAGGCCCACAAGAAAAGAGAATAGGCTTGAGTTTTACTTATAGAAACTACAGCAGTGTTCATATTTGAGCAGTAATTCAAAGGCTTTATTATAAATGACATGTGGCGAACAGACAACAACTcagttttattaattattataacaatagtacattttaaatatagatGTCTTTCAAAgaactcaaggtcaccttacaagataaagtttaaaaatgaacaaagagTGTGAAAACTGCCTAAAATAACCATGACACTTTGGATTTCTGTTGCTTTTTTCTGCCagacttgttttctttgtggagTTATGTCACTCAGTTCTAGAGGGTTTTTATCTCAGGTGTGCTACAGATTACAGATATGACtgtaataaaacagtaaaataatcaGGCTATTAATTCAGGTTATATAAACAATGACATAACAAGGGTGCAAAGTTCATGTTTCAACAAGGGGAGGcagctgtttttcttgttttgtatttattagatACGAACcactgacctttttttttcttctttttttctaatcTGCAGTCCCATTTATCAATCTTGCTCCATGTTTAGATGTTTGCAATCTGTTCATGTGTGCTTCTTTGTATTGAAAAGAGTTCATTTGTTGATTCCTCTCATATCTCCTCAGGTCTGACTTGGTCCCGGTGTATTCATTCGGAGAGAACGACGCCTACAAGCAGGTGATCTTCGAGGAAGGAACGTGCTGGAGATACCTCCAGAAGAAGTTACAGAAGTTGTTGGGCTTCGCCCCGTGCCTTTTCCATGGATGTGGTCTCTTCTTTGGCGACTCCTGGGGCATCGTGCCTTATGGCAAACCCATCACCACCATAGGTATGTTTTTCTGCTTATGTTTGGTTAGTGTGAGGTTATCTCTGAGCATGTCAACAATCCCCAAATACTCTTCATTTGTGTAGTTTATTGGAGGACAATGACCAACAATTTGTTAATGGATGACCAGCAGTCAGGATTTGGCTGTTCAACTTAAATGGTGTGTAACTGTCTAACACTGACTTATCTAGCTCTTTTAAAATCATTCAAAACTTAGCAGCTCTGCCTTTAACAAGAATCTTCGACTGTATAAAAGATAGACaatgcatctcctcctccaaaatgaagccaaaatgccTCCCGTGACTTGTTAATCTTATTCATGTGATGTTATCTGGAGCCAGTCTGTGCAGGAGAGATTGGCTGATGGAGCCACAGTTTTGACGTCCTGGCCAATCTGCAAACCAAAACAGACCCTTACAGATACAATTACTCAACTCCATCAGGTCactacagtccacagcagagcagattATTGTGTCAATTTGACAAAGATGCTCACTTTCCAATGATTTTTCGCTTAGTGGTTGTTACATTCTTCTCCCCAGTACTCCTATACTGAGCTAACTGAGCAGCCCAGGAGCTACATTTGTCAAGAGAAATTTCAATCAACATGTCATATCccattttctgaatcagaaaAATGATTTAtactaaacttctcagaaaagcACTCATTGGATATAAATCGTAGTGATAAGAAATAACTTCAATGAGAGTTAAATGACATGAATTTCGATCTTAAAGTGTGACTAGTCATATGTTAACATTGAGGAGACGGGCtttttgacctatactacaGTCAATCAGTAAGAGGAGCTCTAAATGTTATTGGCCTCACTTTTAGGGAACTGTCATGGTGTCCTTATTTACAGTCTCTCACCAGAACCACGAGGATAACCACATTACTTCAGTACTCCTGTATTGTTTAGAGTTAATTTAAAGGTCCTTTTACTTTtaaacaaagctcttaatggacTTGTGGCTATGCTGATTCCATTTGTAAATCATTTGCCCTCGAGAACACTGTGATTTTGGCTTCTGGTTCAATGGAGGTTTCCAGCAACAGCTAAAGGAACATGACTATTGGGTTTTTGCCAGTTACAACCAAAAGCTTGGGTAAACCTCATGATCCAGGAAGCCAGCTTGGTCAATACTTTTTAAAGACAtcaaacaaccaaaaaaacacGCTCTTCAGCTATGTTTGTTATCTAAGAAAGCACAGTGCACACTAATTGACACAAGCACCTAGGTCCATTATGAATGTGCCAGATTTAGTCAAACAGGGTAGATTTCATCAATTGCACCTTGTAGTTTTTTTGGGAGAAaactgatatatatatatatataaatagataAGTGATATGAGTTGATTTGAAATTATAAAAGCCCACAGATTGAAATCAAACACGCAAAAATGTACTGTAACAAGCATCTAGAAGCTCATTATTACATTGATTTGGCATGTAAGCGATAACTTATAGTGAGTTGGTCATCATGCAATCAGaataaagtatttaacacagccggaAGATTAGTAAC contains:
- the dgat2 gene encoding diacylglycerol O-acyltransferase 2, which encodes MKTILAAYSGVLKGTGSSILSALQDLPIAIWPCTSKMEKHLQVISVLQWVISFLVMGAACTALLIYMFCTDCWIIAAMYTAWLIVDWNTPKQGGRRSSWVRNWKVWTYFRDYFPVRLIKTHNLLPSRNYIFGYHPHGIFCFGAFCNFGTEATGFSKKFPGIKPSLATLAGNFRMPVLRDYLMSGGICPVNRNSIDYLLTCNGTGNAVVIVVGGAAESLQCAPGMNSVTLKNRKGFVRLALQKGSDLVPVYSFGENDAYKQVIFEEGTCWRYLQKKLQKLLGFAPCLFHGCGLFFGDSWGIVPYGKPITTIVGEPITVPKIEDASDEMVDLYHSMYVKSLQCLFDKYKTRFGLKESDILCIQ